One window of the Pseudomonas sp. S04 genome contains the following:
- a CDS encoding FecR family protein, whose product MTPISSLHCRHLGTCLLLVAGLVGPLTQSATAASSSAKRLPYIDDQQQCRGQPLPATVEHLTGEAWKLDRKGQQVALEEGMTVDEEEGVKTSPTAFVSLSLGDGSRIVLPSSSQVTLSLNDELKVPQVLLQQGQVESYVIKRASDYDRFQIVTPVGVLGVRGTHFRVRNDATGHSLLEVLNGQVAVDRDELAKKPAGKPLPVARADDEVQVMARQGLRIQKEGKLTPSDLLPAPRLLGQAGQTGPTPVWKLIMKPLEGATRYRAQVATDSGFMNIKQEQFSDTPEINFSGLKAFYYHVRLSAFDQQGLEGETGVYDIFYYPSPSRVQ is encoded by the coding sequence ATGACTCCAATCTCCTCCTTGCACTGTCGCCACTTGGGTACTTGCCTGTTGCTCGTGGCAGGCCTGGTCGGTCCGTTGACCCAGAGCGCCACTGCCGCCTCTTCCAGCGCCAAGCGCCTGCCCTACATCGATGACCAGCAGCAATGCCGTGGCCAACCGCTGCCCGCTACGGTCGAACACCTGACGGGCGAAGCCTGGAAGCTTGATCGCAAGGGCCAGCAGGTGGCGCTGGAGGAAGGCATGACGGTGGATGAGGAGGAAGGCGTGAAGACTTCTCCTACAGCCTTTGTCAGCCTGTCCCTGGGTGATGGCTCGCGTATCGTCCTGCCCTCCAGCTCCCAGGTCACCCTGAGCCTCAACGATGAGCTCAAGGTGCCTCAGGTCCTTCTGCAACAAGGTCAGGTCGAGTCTTATGTGATCAAGCGCGCCAGCGACTATGATCGTTTCCAGATCGTCACACCGGTAGGTGTGCTCGGCGTTCGCGGTACCCACTTTCGGGTGCGCAACGATGCTACCGGGCACTCGCTGCTCGAGGTGCTCAATGGCCAGGTGGCCGTGGATCGGGATGAGCTGGCGAAAAAACCTGCGGGCAAACCCTTGCCCGTAGCCCGCGCGGATGATGAAGTACAGGTCATGGCTCGCCAGGGGCTGCGCATCCAGAAGGAAGGCAAGTTGACTCCCAGCGACCTGCTTCCGGCTCCTCGATTGCTCGGCCAGGCCGGGCAGACGGGCCCGACACCGGTCTGGAAATTGATCATGAAACCGCTGGAAGGCGCCACGCGTTATCGGGCCCAGGTCGCCACCGATTCCGGGTTCATGAACATCAAGCAGGAACAGTTTTCCGATACGCCAGAGATCAATTTCAGCGGATTGAAGGCGTTTTATTATCACGTTCGGCTCTCGGCATTCGATCAGCAGGGGCTTGAAGGAGAAACCGGGGTATATGACATCTTCTATTACCCCAGCCCCTCACGGGTCCAATAG
- a CDS encoding response regulator transcription factor, protein MRVAILDDEPAELRRVEQTLRQMPEAGEDAWSLHSFERGEELLRQLRRETFDLLILDWQVPDLSGLALLRWTREHMEAPPAAIMLTSRDAESDIVQALNAGADDYLSKPFRPNELKARVNAVLRRHGVLRHAASEVQSFNDLVFDDAELTVTRAGIPISCTEREYRLARCLFANLGRPLSREYLYQRFWTHEEMVSSRPLDTHIYRLRNKLGLTADRGWQLLTIYGYGYRLESVSA, encoded by the coding sequence ATGCGTGTCGCCATACTGGATGACGAACCCGCCGAGCTACGCCGGGTGGAACAGACACTGCGACAGATGCCGGAAGCCGGGGAAGACGCCTGGAGCTTGCACAGTTTCGAGCGCGGCGAGGAACTGTTGCGGCAACTGCGGCGCGAGACCTTCGACCTGTTGATCCTCGACTGGCAAGTGCCAGACCTCAGTGGCCTGGCGCTGTTGCGCTGGACGCGCGAGCACATGGAAGCCCCGCCGGCGGCGATCATGCTCACCAGCCGCGATGCCGAGAGCGATATTGTCCAGGCGCTTAACGCCGGGGCAGACGATTACCTCAGCAAACCCTTTCGCCCCAACGAGCTCAAGGCCCGGGTCAATGCGGTGCTGCGCCGCCATGGCGTGTTGCGCCACGCCGCCAGCGAAGTGCAGAGCTTCAACGACCTGGTGTTCGATGACGCCGAGCTCACGGTCACCCGTGCCGGTATCCCCATCAGTTGTACCGAGCGCGAGTACCGCCTGGCACGCTGCCTGTTCGCCAACCTGGGTCGACCGTTGTCCCGGGAATACCTGTACCAGCGTTTCTGGACCCATGAAGAAATGGTCTCTTCCCGACCGCTGGACACCCATATCTACCGCTTGCGCAACAAGCTGGGGCTGACCGCCGACCGGGGTTGGCAACTGCTGACGATCTACGGTTACGGCTATCGACTGGAAAGCGTCAGCGCCTGA